One genomic window of Legionella jordanis includes the following:
- a CDS encoding NUDIX domain-containing protein, with protein MSGFVKLVNHSDINPSRYPHQFVGCLVLTKDNKILLQQRGRDWAAYPGYLCEFGGKIEKGETPVQAIIRELKEELGAQVLECDLIVLGVITEPMSKHNDLIYAFFWPDKKGTVTGCYEGEALFFDDSATILNHAEITDGLRWVLAECKQRGLII; from the coding sequence ATGTCCGGATTTGTCAAATTAGTAAATCATTCAGATATCAATCCAAGTCGTTATCCACATCAATTTGTAGGCTGTCTTGTTTTAACTAAAGACAATAAAATACTGCTTCAACAACGTGGTCGAGATTGGGCTGCCTATCCGGGTTATCTTTGCGAATTTGGAGGAAAAATTGAAAAAGGGGAAACCCCCGTTCAGGCCATCATTCGTGAACTAAAAGAGGAGCTAGGAGCCCAAGTACTTGAATGTGATCTTATCGTGCTTGGTGTAATCACTGAACCCATGTCAAAGCATAATGACTTAATTTATGCTTTCTTTTGGCCTGATAAAAAAGGAACAGTTACTGGATGTTATGAGGGAGAGGCTCTATTTTTTGATGACAGCGCTACTATTTTAAATCATGCTGAGATAACCGATGGATTACGTTGGGTACTCGCTGAATGCAAACAAAGAGGACTTATTATATAA
- a CDS encoding metal ABC transporter ATP-binding protein: protein MDNNTLLTINNLTVKLDDRLVIDGLSFSLNKNDIISILGPNGSGKTVLLKCLLGLLPFSGTITWKKGVKIGYVPQRLPFIKEIPLNVGEFFLLKKTTNSEIINTLHEVGFDKEIYNRKIGYLSSGQFQRLLIAWSLIGNPDVLLFDEPTTGIDIGGEETIYNLLESLKNKNWYNAMLLVTHDLNVVYQFSNQVICLNKQAVCIGPPNEVLTPENLQNLYGGGIKFYKHKH, encoded by the coding sequence GTGGATAACAATACTCTCCTAACAATAAACAATTTAACCGTGAAACTGGATGATCGCCTTGTTATTGATGGACTTTCATTTTCCCTTAATAAAAACGATATTATCAGTATCTTAGGCCCGAATGGTTCTGGCAAGACTGTTTTACTAAAATGTTTACTTGGGTTATTACCTTTTAGCGGTACGATTACCTGGAAGAAAGGGGTTAAAATCGGTTATGTTCCCCAACGATTACCCTTCATAAAAGAAATTCCGTTAAATGTGGGTGAGTTTTTTTTGCTAAAGAAAACCACAAATTCAGAAATAATAAATACCCTCCATGAAGTTGGTTTTGATAAAGAGATCTATAACAGAAAAATAGGTTACCTATCTTCTGGTCAATTTCAGAGATTGCTCATTGCCTGGAGCTTGATAGGAAATCCTGATGTTTTACTTTTTGATGAGCCTACTACAGGCATTGATATTGGTGGAGAGGAAACTATTTATAACCTTTTGGAGAGTTTGAAAAATAAAAACTGGTATAACGCTATGTTATTAGTCACCCATGACCTGAATGTAGTTTACCAATTCTCCAATCAAGTGATTTGTTTAAATAAACAAGCAGTATGTATAGGTCCACCAAACGAGGTACTTACTCCAGAGAACTTGCAAAATCTTTATGGTGGCGGAATAAAGTTTTATAAACACAAACACTGA
- a CDS encoding metal ABC transporter permease has translation MNNQLILSLIAGIFIGGVSGYLGSLMLSKRMALVAGPLGHLTLPGIAIALLYGFSIALGAFPFVLLGIVFIWLLELRTKLPMEALTAVVFASGVAVAFLFLPIEQAQSALIGDITKISYLETVSSVSAALFLFLIIKLIYPKMVLINISEDLAQSEGINVKKYNFIYLTLIAIVVAIGVQMVGGLLTAALVSIPPASARNLSQNLTQYSLISTLVGAVASCVGVLLFQFTGLPSGPLIILTSTFIFLISLIFKK, from the coding sequence ATGAATAACCAATTGATATTGAGCTTGATTGCGGGCATTTTTATTGGTGGTGTGTCTGGGTATTTGGGATCACTAATGCTGAGCAAAAGAATGGCTCTTGTTGCTGGTCCTCTGGGCCATTTAACCCTGCCAGGCATAGCAATCGCCTTATTGTACGGTTTTAGCATTGCCTTAGGCGCATTCCCTTTTGTTTTGCTTGGTATCGTTTTTATTTGGTTGCTTGAACTGCGAACAAAATTACCCATGGAAGCCTTGACAGCAGTGGTATTTGCCTCAGGTGTCGCTGTAGCCTTTTTATTTTTGCCGATTGAACAGGCTCAATCGGCTTTGATTGGGGATATCACTAAAATAAGTTATTTGGAAACAGTAAGTTCCGTGAGCGCTGCGCTTTTTCTTTTTTTGATTATTAAACTGATTTATCCCAAGATGGTTCTTATTAATATTTCAGAGGATTTAGCTCAATCAGAAGGAATAAATGTAAAAAAATACAACTTCATTTATTTAACATTGATTGCAATTGTCGTGGCCATAGGGGTTCAAATGGTTGGCGGCTTATTAACTGCCGCCTTAGTGTCTATTCCACCTGCCTCGGCTCGAAATTTAAGCCAAAACTTAACACAGTATAGCTTAATTTCAACTTTGGTTGGCGCTGTCGCTTCTTGTGTTGGAGTTTTACTATTTCAATTTACAGGCCTGCCTTCGGGACCATTAATTATTCTAACAAGCACATTTATATTCTTAATCTCCTTAATTTTCAAAAAATGA
- a CDS encoding diguanylate cyclase gives MASFNSVSQNELQQIVSQLDQAIYNHQQWHNSLIRTLICRLPGDSNDLLFDAHTRCRFGQWYYSRIPKVIQNHPGIINIGESHQRMHQLTTHLLRKSLAEEGITTLDYDDFANALEQMRLELATLKNELEYFIHNRDELTGVFSRVTMLSTLREQQDLIKRQGQNCCLVMIDLDNFKKINDTHGHHIGDRVLSTAARFFIENLRAYDKIFRYGGEEFLLCFPFTELDDGNTMCERIRSGLEAITINDNNESLIQITASFGLTLLNSQRSVEESIKNADKALYLAKAEGRNCVRIWK, from the coding sequence ATGGCATCATTTAATTCTGTCTCCCAAAATGAACTTCAGCAAATAGTTTCTCAATTAGACCAAGCTATCTATAACCATCAGCAATGGCATAATTCACTTATTCGAACTCTTATATGTCGATTACCTGGAGATAGCAATGATCTCTTATTTGATGCGCATACGCGCTGTCGATTCGGTCAATGGTATTATAGTCGCATTCCGAAAGTAATTCAGAACCATCCAGGAATCATCAATATTGGTGAATCGCATCAACGCATGCATCAGTTGACAACACATTTATTAAGGAAGTCGCTTGCTGAAGAGGGTATTACTACCCTTGATTATGATGATTTTGCTAATGCCTTAGAACAGATGCGATTAGAGCTTGCCACTCTTAAAAATGAGTTGGAATATTTCATTCATAACCGAGATGAATTAACAGGAGTATTTTCTCGGGTGACCATGTTATCTACGTTACGAGAACAGCAAGATCTGATTAAACGACAAGGGCAGAATTGTTGCCTCGTCATGATTGATTTGGATAATTTTAAAAAAATTAATGACACGCATGGTCATCATATAGGTGATCGTGTTTTATCGACAGCAGCTCGTTTTTTTATTGAAAACCTTAGAGCATATGACAAGATTTTTCGTTATGGAGGAGAGGAGTTTTTGCTTTGTTTTCCTTTCACTGAATTAGATGATGGTAACACAATGTGTGAACGTATTCGAAGTGGTCTTGAAGCCATTACCATTAATGATAACAATGAAAGTCTGATTCAAATTACTGCCTCATTTGGTTTGACGTTGCTTAATTCTCAAAGATCTGTTGAAGAGTCTATCAAAAATGCTGATAAGGCTTTGTATTTAGCAAAAGCAGAAGGCAGAAATTGCGTGCGAATTTGGAAATAA
- a CDS encoding class I SAM-dependent methyltransferase: MSIESVKVFNQMAEDYDRWFDIHPAVFQSELDALKKVVPESGEGLDVGVGSGRFAAALGIKTGVEPSIALGNMARSRGIHVYEGVGEALPFQDQQFDFILLNTVLCYLDLPLTALLEAKRVLKPNGTLIIGMIDKNSMLGRHYEAIKQDNPFYCHAHFYSVNEVLELLHEINFKEENLYQTLFSPCEAILTPDAIKPGYGEGGYVALSARIEINRFSYFDFI, from the coding sequence ATGAGCATTGAATCAGTCAAAGTTTTTAACCAAATGGCAGAAGATTACGATAGGTGGTTTGATATTCATCCAGCTGTTTTTCAATCTGAGCTTGATGCTTTAAAGAAAGTCGTTCCTGAATCAGGAGAGGGACTTGATGTTGGTGTCGGTTCAGGCCGTTTTGCTGCAGCACTTGGAATTAAGACTGGGGTAGAGCCTTCGATAGCATTAGGCAATATGGCTCGGTCAAGAGGGATTCATGTCTATGAAGGAGTTGGCGAAGCATTGCCTTTCCAAGATCAGCAATTTGATTTTATTTTGTTGAATACAGTACTGTGTTATTTGGATTTACCTTTAACAGCACTGTTGGAGGCAAAACGAGTTTTAAAGCCCAATGGTACGCTTATAATCGGTATGATTGATAAAAACTCGATGTTGGGAAGACATTATGAGGCGATTAAACAAGACAATCCCTTTTATTGCCATGCTCATTTTTATTCCGTTAACGAAGTTCTTGAATTGCTTCATGAAATCAATTTCAAAGAAGAAAACCTTTATCAAACTCTTTTTTCTCCTTGCGAAGCAATACTAACGCCGGATGCGATTAAACCAGGTTATGGAGAAGGAGGGTATGTAGCACTTTCTGCACGAATTGAGATTAATAGATTTTCTTATTTTGATTTTATATAA
- a CDS encoding response regulator: MFNRVGTMRYSFYFLVAEESFPNRIIIRNQLMQLGQKVDIVATPEDLLSQVAVNSYDILLIDVGLYNKLYGCDLMGFIKKKQPYSITPIVALTFLRSPRLEKCNITKEWCFFCKPLNPQEAQKIINYIESTLN, from the coding sequence ATGTTTAATCGTGTGGGTACCATGAGATATTCCTTTTATTTTCTTGTTGCAGAAGAATCATTTCCTAATCGCATTATTATTCGAAATCAATTAATGCAGCTTGGCCAAAAAGTTGATATTGTAGCAACCCCTGAGGACTTATTAAGTCAAGTGGCTGTCAATTCATATGATATTCTTTTAATCGATGTGGGTTTGTATAATAAACTTTATGGCTGTGACTTGATGGGCTTTATAAAAAAGAAACAACCCTATAGCATAACTCCTATTGTCGCCCTCACCTTTCTAAGGTCCCCTCGTCTGGAAAAATGTAATATAACAAAAGAGTGGTGTTTTTTTTGTAAACCATTGAATCCACAAGAAGCACAAAAAATTATCAACTATATAGAGAGTACATTGAATTGA
- a CDS encoding GGDEF domain-containing protein, with amino-acid sequence MTEEILNQSNLKFDCSIGISQLIHSATAIDSALRKADEACYKAKKNHGNTICFEDGEDSTLIFYN; translated from the coding sequence ATAACAGAAGAAATTCTAAATCAAAGCAATCTAAAATTTGACTGTTCCATTGGGATTAGCCAATTAATTCATAGCGCAACTGCTATCGATTCCGCTTTGAGAAAAGCGGATGAAGCTTGTTATAAAGCGAAGAAAAACCATGGTAATACCATTTGTTTTGAGGATGGAGAAGATTCAACCTTAATTTTTTATAATTAG
- a CDS encoding diguanylate cyclase domain-containing protein, with the protein MHLPHFMLRKEDIIARYGGDKFVALVENITLKKTQLIGQKIIETISQI; encoded by the coding sequence ATGCACTTACCACATTTTATGCTCCGTAAAGAAGATATCATAGCTCGATATGGTGGTGATAAATTTGTGGCATTGGTTGAAAATATTACTTTAAAGAAAACCCAGTTAATAGGACAAAAAATAATTGAAACCATCTCTCAGATATAA
- a CDS encoding MBL fold metallo-hydrolase — protein sequence MLIEPFFDPNTATYTYVVDETTQLCAVIDSVLDFDMPSGRITTILADKVITFIRQHQLQVEWILETHADADHLTASQFIKKQLGGKIAIGEHIKTVLKFWVPLFNLPNEQLLEGKQFDHLFKDQEIFYIGTLPVHVMHTPGHTPRLRYYLIEDAAFIADTLFMPYVGTARTDFPGGSAAILYDSIKKFYLYQKTPDYLPAMIIPWKAKHLTVFQQLGSKNNKTL from the coding sequence ATGCTCATTGAACCATTTTTTGATCCCAATACAGCAACTTATACCTATGTTGTTGATGAGACAACACAACTTTGTGCTGTCATCGATTCTGTTCTCGATTTTGACATGCCCTCAGGGCGAATAACAACTATCTTGGCAGACAAAGTCATTACCTTTATTCGCCAACATCAATTGCAGGTAGAATGGATTTTAGAAACCCACGCTGACGCTGATCATCTCACCGCATCACAATTTATTAAAAAGCAATTGGGAGGCAAAATAGCGATAGGTGAGCACATCAAAACGGTACTCAAATTTTGGGTTCCTCTTTTTAACTTACCTAACGAACAACTTTTAGAGGGAAAGCAATTTGATCATTTATTTAAAGACCAAGAAATTTTTTACATTGGCACCCTTCCTGTTCATGTGATGCATACACCAGGCCATACCCCCCGCTTGCGTTACTACCTTATAGAAGATGCCGCTTTTATTGCAGATACTTTATTCATGCCCTACGTGGGTACTGCACGAACTGATTTTCCTGGAGGAAGTGCAGCTATCCTTTATGATTCCATCAAAAAATTCTATCTTTACCAGAAAACACCAGACTATTTACCTGCCATGATTATCCCCTGGAAGGCCAAGCACCTAACTGTCTTTCAACAGTTAGGCAGCAAAAACAACAAAACTCTATGA
- a CDS encoding sulfite exporter TauE/SafE family protein has translation MVLLGYSLALLMGLILGMIGAGGSILTMPILVYLLGVTPMVATGYSLMVAGSAAFLGAISYWRQKQIYLKAALIFAIPAMITVFLTRAYLVSHLPDSIIGVSLDHFIMILFSFLMIIASSFLFMPLAIPSSNSSQNWNIKQYSKAITSSICVGIISGLVGAGGGFLIVPALMAFFDLQVKEAIGTSLAIIAINALAGINGDIASGVVFDWSFLILFTILTLSGLIFGISIGSKLQDRRLKTLFSLFALLIGITIFVKEIISLF, from the coding sequence ATGGTTCTTTTAGGTTATTCATTGGCTTTATTGATGGGGCTGATTTTAGGAATGATTGGGGCTGGAGGTTCAATTCTGACTATGCCCATATTGGTTTATTTGTTAGGTGTTACACCCATGGTTGCTACTGGGTATTCACTCATGGTGGCAGGCAGTGCAGCATTTTTAGGTGCGATCAGCTATTGGCGGCAAAAACAAATTTATTTAAAGGCAGCTTTAATTTTCGCGATACCTGCCATGATTACGGTCTTTCTAACTCGCGCCTACCTAGTGTCTCATTTACCTGACTCTATCATCGGCGTCTCCCTGGATCACTTTATCATGATTCTTTTTTCTTTCTTAATGATTATTGCCTCATCATTCCTCTTTATGCCATTAGCCATTCCATCATCAAACTCCTCTCAGAATTGGAATATCAAACAATACAGCAAAGCAATTACCAGTAGCATATGTGTTGGGATAATATCGGGTTTAGTGGGGGCAGGTGGCGGCTTTTTAATTGTTCCAGCCTTAATGGCTTTTTTTGATTTACAGGTTAAGGAAGCCATTGGGACGTCATTGGCTATCATTGCTATTAATGCCTTGGCTGGTATTAATGGTGATATCGCTTCTGGCGTTGTATTTGATTGGAGTTTCTTGATTCTGTTTACAATATTGACACTTTCCGGCTTAATCTTTGGTATTTCCATCGGAAGCAAATTGCAGGATAGGAGACTTAAAACCTTGTTCAGTTTATTTGCCCTTTTGATAGGTATTACCATATTTGTAAAAGAAATTATCTCATTATTTTAG
- a CDS encoding rhodanese-like domain-containing protein — protein sequence MAIKSVDAKTVKQWLEKDEVLLVDVRGPVEHAAEKIVGARLFSLSQIEKLQLPNTKTKRLVLHCRSGKRSATACQKLVHANPELEIYNLEGGIVSWIESGYPVEKTNQFTLSLEQQVQLSIGTLIFLASMLVWLISPIFIAISSLLGLCLMFTGICSYCGLASSLAKMPWNQSSKNSVTYKKA from the coding sequence GTGGCTATAAAGAGTGTTGACGCAAAAACAGTCAAACAATGGCTGGAAAAAGATGAAGTATTATTAGTTGATGTGAGGGGACCAGTAGAGCACGCCGCTGAAAAAATTGTAGGAGCACGTCTTTTTTCTTTAAGTCAGATTGAAAAATTGCAATTACCCAATACCAAAACAAAAAGATTAGTATTGCATTGTCGTTCAGGAAAACGAAGTGCTACTGCTTGCCAAAAATTGGTGCATGCTAATCCGGAGCTTGAAATTTATAATCTTGAAGGAGGAATTGTAAGCTGGATCGAATCAGGTTATCCTGTTGAAAAAACAAACCAATTTACACTCTCCCTAGAACAACAAGTCCAACTCTCTATTGGAACACTTATCTTTCTTGCCAGTATGCTAGTTTGGCTGATTTCACCAATTTTTATTGCTATTTCATCGCTTTTAGGTCTTTGTTTAATGTTCACAGGCATTTGTAGCTATTGTGGGCTAGCCTCTAGCTTGGCCAAAATGCCATGGAATCAATCTAGTAAAAATAGTGTAACTTACAAAAAGGCTTAA
- a CDS encoding Mu transposase domain-containing protein, with translation MIYLCFVLCLQYHYSVPHQFVGEVLELHAEESRVCLYFQQKMIASHARKFFAGMTTEPGHMPERHQKHHSWSPGRLKNWAKDIDPDVLIWVDRRLSRREYPEQSYRVWVIKSVSNLSCCPIECSLHAYRHKICLSPSSKAFKSLSERLPATFFNRLLSTVLI, from the coding sequence ATGATTTATTTGTGTTTTGTTCTTTGCCTTCAATATCATTATTCTGTACCCCATCAGTTTGTGGGTGAGGTACTGGAGTTACATGCGGAAGAATCACGTGTTTGTTTGTACTTCCAACAGAAAATGATAGCCAGTCATGCCCGTAAGTTCTTTGCTGGAATGACCACAGAGCCTGGGCATATGCCAGAACGTCATCAAAAGCATCATAGCTGGAGTCCGGGAAGGCTAAAAAACTGGGCAAAAGATATAGATCCTGATGTTCTGATTTGGGTAGACAGGCGGCTCTCAAGACGAGAGTATCCTGAACAAAGCTATCGTGTTTGGGTTATTAAATCTGTCTCGAACCTATCTTGCTGTCCGATTGAATGCAGCTTGCACGCTTATAGGCATAAAATTTGTCTCAGTCCGTCATCCAAAGCATTTAAGTCTTTATCTGAAAGGCTCCCTGCAACGTTTTTTAATCGACTTTTATCGACAGTTCTTATTTGA
- a CDS encoding type II toxin-antitoxin system PemK/MazF family toxin produces MNRGDVYWVNLDPTTGSEINKLRPCVLVGATPINQARRTVVVVPLSTSATARPPITISVSCLGKQVTAVCDQIRTVDKSRLKNVAGSLSDKDLNALDDGLRQILCL; encoded by the coding sequence ATGAATCGTGGTGATGTATATTGGGTAAACCTTGACCCTACTACTGGATCTGAGATTAATAAACTCAGACCTTGTGTTTTAGTTGGAGCAACACCAATTAATCAAGCAAGACGCACTGTTGTTGTCGTTCCCCTTTCAACTTCTGCCACAGCCAGGCCGCCAATAACTATCTCTGTTTCCTGTCTTGGTAAACAAGTGACAGCTGTTTGTGATCAAATAAGAACTGTCGATAAAAGTCGATTAAAAAACGTTGCAGGGAGCCTTTCAGATAAAGACTTAAATGCTTTGGATGACGGACTGAGACAAATTTTATGCCTATAA
- a CDS encoding DEAD/DEAH box helicase produces the protein MAYLVAMSRSAKNLVIMGDQMQLGQPSQGTHPGESGLSILYYLLHETPTIADDMGVFLFLGTTYRMHSAVNHFISKFIYDNNLEPHPDNDVRVVKVPDGYQGKLNKEAGIIFVPVVHEGNTYASDEEVSEINLLAQELIGKAFIEKLGETRKIGWNDILFVAPYNYQVNKLKQALGEQARVGSVDKFQGQEAPIVFLSMCTSDANELPRGMDFLFDKHRINVASSRAQSLAIVVGNPQLCAVTVNRVEQLKLVSLFNTLVNQSES, from the coding sequence GTGGCTTATCTTGTTGCTATGAGCCGCTCTGCTAAGAATTTAGTGATTATGGGTGATCAAATGCAATTAGGACAGCCATCACAAGGCACACATCCTGGTGAAAGCGGTCTTTCTATTTTATATTATTTATTACATGAAACACCTACGATTGCCGATGATATGGGAGTATTTTTATTTTTAGGAACCACTTATCGAATGCATTCAGCAGTCAATCACTTTATCAGTAAATTTATATATGATAATAACCTTGAGCCACATCCTGATAATGATGTGCGTGTTGTTAAAGTACCTGATGGTTACCAAGGAAAATTAAACAAAGAGGCTGGTATAATCTTTGTTCCTGTGGTGCATGAAGGTAATACCTACGCTTCAGATGAGGAAGTCAGTGAAATAAATCTATTAGCTCAAGAATTAATTGGCAAGGCATTTATAGAAAAGCTGGGAGAAACTCGTAAGATTGGTTGGAACGATATATTGTTTGTTGCCCCATATAATTATCAAGTTAATAAACTCAAGCAAGCTCTTGGTGAGCAGGCGCGTGTTGGCAGCGTTGATAAATTCCAAGGGCAAGAGGCGCCCATTGTATTTTTGAGTATGTGTACCAGCGATGCGAATGAATTACCTAGAGGGATGGATTTTCTCTTCGATAAGCATCGAATTAACGTTGCCAGTTCAAGAGCTCAAAGTTTAGCAATAGTAGTTGGCAATCCCCAGCTATGTGCTGTTACAGTAAATAGGGTTGAACAGCTCAAGTTGGTTAGTTTATTTAATACTCTTGTAAATCAATCAGAATCATAA
- a CDS encoding autoinducer binding domain-containing protein, with the protein MIHDIPKRIFLPFDEKQELLFNKQLRPLNALGCDYFYYLVSDQTSKSKSYRFCTHEDWMAFYYEEKLIENDPLKRIVEKSNISVLPWNQASFMDKHEKQTMSGRSAFGLYNGVSIVSKFNKKNYIFVLATEHRDHDLARYLLLEKNYELKKLMHGCITSFEG; encoded by the coding sequence ATGATACATGATATACCCAAAAGGATTTTCCTTCCCTTCGATGAAAAACAAGAACTTCTTTTCAACAAACAATTACGTCCCCTAAATGCCTTGGGGTGTGATTATTTCTATTATCTAGTCTCAGATCAAACTTCAAAAAGCAAATCCTACCGATTCTGCACTCATGAAGATTGGATGGCTTTCTATTATGAAGAAAAATTAATCGAAAATGATCCATTAAAAAGAATTGTAGAAAAGTCAAACATTTCAGTACTCCCATGGAATCAAGCCAGTTTTATGGATAAGCATGAAAAACAAACCATGTCTGGCCGATCCGCTTTTGGGCTTTATAATGGCGTCTCGATTGTTAGTAAATTCAATAAAAAAAATTACATATTTGTATTGGCGACTGAACATAGAGATCATGACTTAGCAAGGTATTTGCTATTGGAAAAAAATTATGAATTAAAGAAATTAATGCATGGGTGTATAACCTCTTTCGAAGGATGA
- a CDS encoding MFS transporter — protein MTNLVRISVFISTAIEVFDLSIFAFLIPVLSSVFFSSHSQSSAINFTILAYVVSYVVKPFSGMVFGYLSDSYGRKQVLSVTTLLMTVSTAVIGLLPTSLPGIDLWIALFSCRIIQGLSISGEFSNALIFAVEQGKDRPAFSGSMAFMGGILGLLLANLSVFILLNLLPYEQMIQYGWRIPFLISAIIWLALYQIRRFINEPFAQKMNDTKHFSSLVKKYRKELVICFVAASLSASAFYMTFVYMPTLLSSVIQNQTHHKSVWVTLIALSVYFICLPLFGSLADRVGITKQITAASALYLLFSYVCFDYISHFNYVVIFCSLILLALIQSLYNSALPAFMVSLFPAIHRGKALAISYNTSLSIFGGLMPYVILSHKSFMNPGIVISICAILTLVVLRFVRE, from the coding sequence ATGACAAATCTGGTCAGGATATCCGTTTTCATCAGTACTGCTATTGAAGTTTTTGATTTAAGTATCTTTGCTTTTCTTATTCCTGTGTTGTCTTCCGTATTTTTCTCATCCCATTCACAAAGTTCAGCGATTAATTTTACCATTTTGGCTTATGTAGTAAGCTATGTAGTGAAACCCTTTTCTGGAATGGTTTTTGGGTATCTGTCTGATAGTTATGGTCGAAAGCAGGTACTGTCAGTTACTACTTTGTTGATGACCGTTTCCACAGCGGTTATTGGTTTATTGCCCACCAGCCTACCTGGCATTGATTTATGGATAGCATTATTTAGTTGCCGGATTATTCAGGGGCTATCAATCTCAGGGGAGTTTTCTAATGCTTTAATATTTGCTGTTGAACAAGGGAAAGATCGTCCGGCATTTTCTGGCAGTATGGCATTTATGGGCGGAATTCTTGGATTGTTGCTGGCAAATTTATCGGTTTTTATATTGCTAAACCTTTTACCTTATGAGCAGATGATTCAATATGGCTGGCGTATACCATTTTTAATTAGTGCTATTATTTGGCTGGCACTCTACCAGATTAGAAGGTTTATTAATGAGCCATTTGCGCAGAAGATGAATGATACTAAACATTTTTCATCTTTGGTAAAAAAATATAGAAAGGAGCTGGTTATTTGTTTTGTAGCTGCAAGTTTATCTGCTTCTGCTTTCTATATGACCTTTGTTTATATGCCAACTCTTTTATCTTCAGTGATTCAAAATCAGACTCACCATAAATCTGTATGGGTGACGTTGATTGCTTTGTCAGTTTATTTCATCTGTTTGCCCCTGTTTGGTTCTTTGGCCGATCGGGTAGGTATTACTAAGCAAATTACTGCTGCTTCAGCATTATACCTTTTATTTTCCTATGTCTGTTTTGACTATATTAGCCATTTTAACTATGTCGTTATATTTTGTAGTTTGATATTACTGGCTTTGATTCAATCATTATATAATTCGGCTTTGCCTGCATTTATGGTTTCTTTGTTTCCCGCCATTCATCGAGGTAAGGCTTTAGCAATATCTTATAATACCAGCTTATCAATTTTTGGTGGTTTAATGCCCTATGTTATATTAAGCCATAAAAGTTTTATGAATCCGGGAATTGTTATTAGTATTTGTGCGATATTAACATTGGTTGTATTACGTTTTGTGAGGGAGTAA
- a CDS encoding DUF4286 family protein has product MVVYEVNLSIDNEIYRDYKDWLDEHILEMLKFPGFLNATVMHQSIDGDSSDNQKHLTVQYQLESAEDLQNYFEEHAPKMRGDGMNRFKGRFTATRRTFEVEAVITAVNEYVNRV; this is encoded by the coding sequence ATGGTTGTATATGAAGTGAATCTATCTATTGATAATGAAATATATAGAGATTATAAGGATTGGTTAGACGAGCATATTCTTGAAATGCTAAAATTTCCCGGTTTTTTGAATGCAACAGTGATGCACCAATCAATAGATGGTGATAGCTCTGATAATCAAAAACATTTAACTGTTCAATATCAACTTGAAAGTGCCGAGGATTTGCAAAATTATTTTGAGGAACACGCGCCAAAAATGAGAGGGGATGGGATGAATCGATTTAAGGGGAGATTTACAGCCACTCGCCGAACTTTTGAAGTTGAAGCTGTTATCACTGCCGTTAATGAATACGTAAATCGCGTATAA